Proteins encoded together in one Lathyrus oleraceus cultivar Zhongwan6 chromosome 5, CAAS_Psat_ZW6_1.0, whole genome shotgun sequence window:
- the LOC127085262 gene encoding uncharacterized oxidoreductase At1g06690, chloroplastic, producing MALHINGGCFTIMGHSRIRRIRAVASEGSSTLKTVEDKVKLGGSDLKVTTIGIGAWSWGDTTYWNNNQWNDRNEKAARDAFNASIDGGLTFFDTAEVYGSGLSFGAINSETLLGRFIRERKEKDPNVNVAVATKYAALPWRLGRQSVINALKDSLGRLGMTSVDVYQLHWPGVWGNEGYIDGLGDAVEKGLVKAVGVSNYSEKRLREAYERLKKRGVPLASNQVNYSLIYRTPEENGVKATCDELGISLIAYSPIAQGVLTGKYTPEKPPSGPRGRIYTPEFLTTLKPLLNKITEIGDKYNKTSTQVSLNWLVAQGNVIPIPGAKTAEQAEEFKGALGWRLNNDEVAELRSLASKIKPVIGFPVEKL from the exons ATGGCTCTTCATATAAACGGTGGTTGTTTTACGATAATGGGTCACTCCAGAATTCGAAGAATAAGAGCTGTTGCTTCAGAGGGTTCTTCAACTCTTAAGACAGTTGAAGACAAGGTGAAATTGGGTGGCTCTGATTTGAAGGTAACTACAATTGGAATTGGTGCTTGGTCATGGGGTGATACTACTTACTGGAACAATAATCAATGGAATG ATAGAAATGAGAAGGCTGCTAGAGATGCATTCAATGCAAGTATTGATGGGGGTCTAACCTTTTTCGACACTGCTGAAGTTTATGGTTCTGGG CTTTCTTTCGGAGCCATCAATTCAGAAACTCTTCTTGGAAG ATTTATTagagagagaaaagaaaaggATCCGAATGTCAATGTTGCAGTTGCAACCAAGTATGCTGCACTACCATGGAGACTAGGTCGTCAAAGTGTTATCAATGCGCTTAAAGATTCCCTCGGTCGACTTGGAATGACTTCCGTGGATGTGTATCAGCTTCATTG GCCGGGAGTGTGGGGAAATGAAG GGTATATTGATGGTCTAGGTGATGCTGTTGAAAAGGGACTTGTAAAGGCTGTTGGTGTTTCAAACTATAGTG AAAAACGACTACGAGAGGCTTACGAAAGGCTAAAGAAGAGAGGTGTTCCATTGGCTTCAAACCAAGTAAACTACAGCCTTATCTATAGGACCCCTGAAGAAAATGGTGTGAAGGCTACCTGCGACGAACTGGGGATTTCATTGATAGCCTATTCACCAATAGCTCAAG GTGTTCTAACCGGAAAGTATACTCCTGAAAAGCCCCCAAGTGGACCTCGAGGCAGAATTTATACTCCAGAATTCCTTACAACG CTCAAACCTTTGCTGAACAAGATCACTGAAATAGGAGACAAGTACAACAAAACTTCTACACAG GTATCACTGAACTGGCTTGTAGCTCAAGGCAATGTCATACCGATTCCTGGTGCTAAGACAGCAGAACAAGCTGAAGAATTTAAAGGTGCACTTGGGTGGAGATTGAACAATGATGAAGTAGCCGAGTTACGAAGTTTGGCTTCAAAAATTAAACCTGTTATTGGTTTTCCAGTTGAAAAACTCTGA